A stretch of Carnobacteriaceae bacterium zg-C25 DNA encodes these proteins:
- the dnaG gene encoding DNA primase yields MVKIPNEQIESIAKSVDIVDVIDQFVSLKKRGKNHFGYCPFHDERTPSFSVSQEKQLFKCFSCGRAGNVFSFFMEKDGLTFSQSVKKVADLAGVPLKIDTDESSLQRTPQQIEQDEIIACHEWALDFYHHVLLHTTEGEEALAYLKDRGLTLETIQTFKIGVSPASRELLVKLLQSKGYSDELIDKTGLVSVFDNRRIDRFYNRIMVPLRDASGRCVAFSGRIYKKTAESDSTDFVEPKYLNSPETHVFQKSQFLFNLDLARGPIRKKEEVVLCEGYMDVIALYQAGLHNSVASMGTSLTQQQLGMMQRIARHITLAYDGDSAGLKATDRAIRLIRDYRHFEVSVIPMIDNLDPDEMIQRYGNTYFLNHVLHEKETIFKFYERYYRHEFRLDNQKGQLDYIDALLKELTFESSITARALAISEIAKSFHMDEKVLQQQYEVIAKNQPKRVSNEAVAPFGRSVSYGVPKVNADLDEITIAERHLLRRVLQDVHALSFIDVVDSAFTFKNSQLGELYRHYRAFLQHQQGTLTEFMHQLEELPQQQLVSELMLSFDDAPVTQREIVEVMQTRNRALVKQELGRIQHDINEATKAGDTEKVQQLLFVYQNLLKQ; encoded by the coding sequence ATGGTGAAAATACCGAACGAACAGATTGAGTCCATTGCGAAATCTGTAGATATTGTTGATGTTATTGACCAATTTGTCTCTTTAAAAAAACGTGGAAAAAATCATTTTGGCTATTGTCCGTTTCACGATGAGCGCACCCCGTCTTTTTCAGTTTCTCAAGAAAAGCAACTATTTAAATGTTTTTCGTGTGGACGTGCCGGCAATGTTTTTTCGTTTTTTATGGAAAAAGATGGGCTGACATTTTCTCAATCGGTTAAAAAGGTGGCTGACTTAGCGGGAGTCCCATTAAAAATTGATACGGATGAGTCTTCGCTTCAACGCACCCCACAACAAATCGAACAAGATGAAATCATTGCGTGTCATGAGTGGGCACTTGATTTTTACCATCACGTTTTATTGCATACGACAGAAGGTGAAGAAGCGTTAGCTTATTTGAAAGACCGCGGATTGACTTTGGAAACAATCCAAACGTTTAAAATCGGTGTATCGCCAGCGTCACGTGAATTATTAGTGAAATTGCTTCAATCAAAAGGGTACAGTGATGAGTTAATTGATAAAACGGGATTGGTTTCTGTTTTTGATAATCGGCGAATCGACCGTTTTTATAATCGTATTATGGTGCCTCTTCGAGATGCATCCGGTCGATGTGTTGCGTTTTCAGGACGTATATATAAAAAAACAGCTGAAAGTGATTCGACGGATTTTGTCGAGCCGAAATATTTAAATTCGCCGGAAACGCATGTTTTTCAAAAGAGTCAGTTTTTGTTTAACTTGGATTTAGCGAGAGGTCCAATTCGTAAAAAAGAAGAGGTGGTGTTGTGTGAAGGCTACATGGATGTCATTGCACTCTATCAAGCTGGTTTACACAATAGCGTAGCATCTATGGGAACGAGTTTAACCCAGCAGCAATTAGGTATGATGCAACGCATTGCCCGACATATCACATTAGCGTATGATGGAGATAGCGCTGGTTTAAAAGCTACCGATCGTGCCATCCGTTTAATTCGAGATTATCGACATTTTGAAGTGAGTGTTATACCGATGATTGATAATTTAGATCCCGACGAAATGATTCAGCGTTACGGAAATACTTATTTTTTAAATCACGTATTGCATGAAAAAGAAACCATTTTTAAATTTTATGAACGCTATTATCGTCATGAATTTAGATTGGATAATCAAAAAGGGCAATTAGATTATATTGATGCGCTATTAAAAGAATTAACGTTCGAATCTTCGATTACGGCACGGGCGTTAGCGATTTCTGAAATTGCCAAATCCTTTCATATGGATGAAAAAGTATTGCAGCAACAGTATGAGGTGATTGCTAAAAATCAGCCTAAACGTGTATCGAATGAAGCTGTTGCACCGTTTGGTCGAAGCGTGTCTTACGGCGTTCCTAAAGTAAACGCCGATTTGGACGAAATTACAATTGCAGAGCGGCATTTATTGCGACGTGTTTTACAAGATGTTCATGCGTTATCATTTATTGATGTGGTAGATAGTGCGTTTACATTTAAAAATAGCCAATTAGGTGAGTTGTATCGACATTATCGAGCCTTTTTACAACACCAACAGGGGACGTTAACCGAATTTATGCATCAACTTGAGGAGTTACCGCAACAACAATTGGTCAGTGAGTTAATGTTATCATTTGATGATGCGCCAGTAACCCAGCGTGAAATTGTAGAAGTGATGCAAACGCGCAATCGAGCGCTTGTCAAACAAGAATTAGGACGGATACAACACGACATTAATGAAGCGACTAAAGCTGGAGATACGGAAAAAGTGCAACAGTTATTGTTCGTGTATCAAAATTTATTAAAACAATAG
- the rpoD gene encoding RNA polymerase sigma factor RpoD has translation MAKDNKQYKIEADKLLAERKLFGTVTYEELSNTLAIPFELNADEVDALIQQFEDNAVSVVDEQGNPTDRQIEKQEQETQELLKETQQEEDDLNVKINDPVRMYLKEIGRVPLLTADEEIELALRIEKGDQEAKQELAEANLRLVVSIAKRYVGRGMQFLDLIQEGNMGLMKAVDKFDHTKGFKFSTYATWWIRQAITRAIADQARTIRIPVHMVETINKLVRIQRQLVQELGREPSPEEIGEKMDLTADKVRDILKIAQEPVSLETPIGEEDDSHLGDFIEDDGATSPAEHTAFALLREQLEEVLDTLTDREENVLRLRFGLDDGNVRTLEQVGKVFGVTRERIRQIEAKALRKLRHPSRSKQLKDFLD, from the coding sequence ATGGCTAAAGATAATAAACAGTATAAAATTGAAGCGGATAAATTATTAGCAGAACGTAAATTATTTGGTACTGTTACCTATGAGGAGTTGTCTAATACATTGGCGATTCCGTTTGAGTTAAACGCTGATGAAGTTGATGCGTTAATTCAACAATTTGAAGATAATGCGGTAAGTGTTGTCGATGAACAGGGCAATCCAACCGATCGTCAAATTGAAAAACAAGAGCAAGAAACGCAAGAGTTGTTAAAAGAAACACAACAAGAAGAGGATGATTTGAATGTTAAAATCAATGATCCTGTTCGTATGTATTTAAAAGAAATTGGGCGTGTACCTTTATTAACTGCCGATGAAGAAATTGAATTGGCGTTGCGTATTGAAAAAGGTGACCAAGAGGCAAAACAAGAGTTAGCTGAAGCCAACTTGCGTTTAGTTGTGTCTATTGCTAAACGTTATGTTGGTCGTGGTATGCAATTTTTAGATTTAATCCAAGAAGGTAATATGGGATTAATGAAAGCCGTTGATAAATTTGACCACACAAAAGGGTTTAAATTTTCAACGTATGCAACGTGGTGGATTCGTCAAGCGATTACACGTGCGATTGCCGATCAAGCGCGTACCATTCGTATACCGGTTCATATGGTAGAGACAATTAATAAATTGGTGCGTATTCAACGTCAACTTGTTCAAGAGTTAGGTCGCGAACCGAGTCCTGAAGAAATTGGTGAAAAAATGGACTTAACAGCTGATAAAGTGCGTGATATTTTAAAAATCGCTCAAGAACCGGTATCTTTAGAAACGCCAATTGGTGAAGAAGATGATTCACATTTAGGTGATTTTATTGAAGATGATGGTGCAACAAGTCCGGCAGAACATACGGCGTTTGCTCTATTGCGTGAACAGTTAGAAGAAGTTTTAGACACATTGACAGATCGTGAGGAAAATGTGTTGCGTTTACGCTTTGGATTAGATGATGGGAACGTTCGCACGTTAGAACAAGTTGGAAAAGTTTTTGGTGTGACACGTGAACGTATTCGCCAAATCGAAGCAAAAGCTTTGCGTAAATTACGCCATCCAAGTCGCTCAAAACAATTGAAAGACTTTTTAGATTAA
- a CDS encoding 8-oxo-dGTP diphosphatase, with protein sequence MILATLCYIDNGREYLLLHRNKKEQDIHHGKWIGVGGKFEAGETPQECVVREVFEETGLTIQNPDLKGFIMFPKFDGTNDWGVFVFVAKTFTGHLIQSDEGDLEWVAYHHVLDKPTWKGDTLFLKWLLTDQSFFSAKIIYENGEFVTYSVDFKNAGI encoded by the coding sequence ATGATCTTAGCGACACTATGCTACATTGATAATGGAAGAGAGTATTTGTTGCTTCATCGAAATAAGAAAGAGCAAGATATACATCACGGTAAATGGATTGGTGTAGGCGGTAAATTTGAAGCTGGAGAAACGCCACAAGAGTGTGTCGTACGAGAAGTTTTTGAAGAAACGGGTTTAACGATACAAAATCCGGACTTAAAAGGGTTTATTATGTTTCCTAAATTTGACGGGACGAATGACTGGGGTGTTTTTGTATTTGTTGCAAAAACATTTACAGGACACTTGATTCAATCAGATGAAGGGGATTTAGAATGGGTCGCTTACCATCATGTATTGGATAAACCAACGTGGAAAGGGGACACGTTATTTTTGAAATGGTTACTGACGGATCAGTCGTTTTTTAGCGCTAAAATTATTTATGAAAATGGAGAATTTGTAACGTACAGTGTCGATTTTAAAAATGCGGGGATATAA
- a CDS encoding helix-turn-helix transcriptional regulator, which yields MMKNRIAEFRKPLGLSQHRLAKLVGLKRHSIMAYENQTKFPTIKTAYEISKVLGKDIKEVFIFE from the coding sequence ATGATGAAGAATAGGATAGCGGAATTTAGAAAACCTTTAGGTTTATCACAACATAGATTAGCAAAGTTAGTAGGATTAAAAAGACATTCTATAATGGCTTATGAAAATCAAACGAAATTTCCTACTATAAAAACAGCTTATGAGATTAGTAAAGTTTTAGGTAAAGACATTAAGGAAGTCTTTATATTTGAATAA
- the hrcA gene encoding heat-inducible transcription repressor HrcA: MLTDRQLKILQLVIRLYTEQHEPVGSKTLLSQTDLPFSSATIRNEMMRLEELGFLEKTHSSSGRVPSVSGYRFYVDNLLPALDMSQNEIVNVKQAFKQRAQQINDIVDMSAKMLSSLTNYTTIVLGPETTKSKLTGFRLVPIDKHQVMAILVTDKGAVENQLFTLPQGVSPIDIEKVVGILNEELIGLNLSEVYEKLQKDIPNIIQDNMNIKFDILPILQSLMMRLEAERLFIAGKNNLIDYYENDRAHLKHVYDMLENANAVYELMTPNHKGVDIKFGSELNHESFKDLSVVTTTYETNNGTGIIALVGPTNMSYSRVVGLMNVMSEELRDSINDYFDHYLGG, encoded by the coding sequence ATGCTAACAGATAGACAATTAAAAATATTGCAACTAGTCATTCGACTCTATACTGAACAGCATGAACCGGTTGGGTCTAAAACATTATTAAGCCAGACCGATTTACCTTTTAGTTCAGCAACTATTCGTAATGAGATGATGCGTTTAGAAGAATTGGGATTTTTAGAAAAAACCCATTCATCTTCAGGACGTGTGCCATCAGTATCAGGATACCGCTTTTATGTGGATAATTTATTACCGGCATTGGATATGTCACAAAACGAAATTGTCAACGTGAAGCAAGCGTTTAAACAACGCGCCCAACAAATTAATGATATTGTGGATATGTCTGCAAAAATGTTATCGTCATTAACCAATTACACAACCATTGTGTTAGGACCAGAAACAACCAAAAGCAAATTAACTGGTTTTAGATTAGTGCCAATTGACAAACATCAAGTAATGGCCATTTTAGTGACGGATAAAGGTGCAGTTGAAAATCAATTATTCACATTACCACAAGGCGTGTCACCGATCGATATTGAAAAAGTTGTCGGTATTTTAAATGAAGAACTCATTGGCTTAAATCTTTCAGAAGTCTATGAAAAACTCCAAAAAGATATTCCAAATATTATACAAGATAATATGAACATTAAGTTTGATATTTTGCCGATTTTACAATCTTTAATGATGCGATTAGAAGCTGAACGGCTATTCATTGCGGGGAAAAACAATTTAATTGATTATTACGAAAACGACCGCGCCCATTTGAAACATGTCTATGACATGTTGGAAAACGCTAATGCAGTGTATGAATTGATGACGCCAAATCACAAAGGTGTAGACATTAAATTTGGCTCGGAATTAAACCACGAATCGTTTAAAGATTTAAGCGTTGTAACGACAACGTACGAAACCAACAACGGTACGGGCATTATTGCACTAGTTGGTCCGACAAATATGTCGTATTCACGTGTTGTGGGATTGATGAACGTCATGAGTGAAGAGTTACGTGATAGTATCAATGATTATTTTGACCATTATTTAGGAGGATGA
- the grpE gene encoding nucleotide exchange factor GrpE: MSEEVKNEQLEKVEELSDDVLENAEVVEEALDKTPEQLEIEKLQGENDALADKVLRAQAELQNVQKRQQKERSDLIRYRSQSLATALLPVIDSLEQALKVEVSDEQSVQLKKGLEMAYQNFLSNLESEGVTKIKALGEPFDPNVHQAIQQVSAQDGQASDTVVQVFQEGYMLHERVIRPAMVVIAQ; the protein is encoded by the coding sequence GTGAGCGAAGAAGTGAAAAATGAACAATTAGAAAAGGTAGAAGAGCTTTCTGATGACGTTTTAGAAAATGCAGAAGTAGTAGAAGAAGCGTTAGACAAAACACCAGAGCAACTAGAAATTGAAAAGTTACAAGGCGAGAATGATGCGCTAGCTGACAAAGTGTTACGTGCACAAGCCGAGTTACAAAATGTCCAAAAAAGACAACAAAAAGAACGTAGCGATTTAATCCGTTACCGTTCGCAATCGTTAGCGACTGCCTTATTACCGGTTATTGATAGTTTAGAGCAAGCGTTAAAAGTTGAAGTGAGCGATGAACAAAGTGTACAGCTGAAAAAAGGATTAGAAATGGCGTATCAAAACTTTTTAAGTAATTTAGAAAGTGAGGGCGTCACAAAAATTAAAGCGTTAGGTGAACCGTTTGATCCAAATGTGCATCAAGCGATTCAACAAGTTAGTGCACAAGATGGTCAAGCAAGCGATACGGTTGTGCAAGTTTTTCAAGAAGGTTACATGTTACATGAACGTGTGATTCGTCCAGCAATGGTAGTCATTGCACAATAA
- the dnaK gene encoding molecular chaperone DnaK, which yields MTKIIGIDLGTTNSAVAVLEGTESKIIPNPEGNRTTPSVVAFKNGEIQVGEVAKRQAVTNPNTVISIKSQMGEAGYKVNVDGKDYTPQEISAMILQYLKGYAEDYLGEKVEKAVITVPAYFNDAQRQATKDAGKIAGLEVERIINEPTAAALAYGLDKTDKDEKILVFDLGGGTFDVSILELGDGVFDVLATAGDNKLGGDDFDQKIIDHLIAEFKKENSIDLAQDKMALQRLKDAAEKAKKDLSGVTSTQISLPFITAGPAGPVHLEMTLTRAKFDELTHDLVERTKGPVRQALKDAGLSTSEIDEVILVGGSTRIPAVVEAVRKETGKEPNKSVNPDEVVAMGAAIQGGVITGDVKDVVLLDVTPLSLGIETMGGVFTKLIDRNTTIPTSKSQVFSTAADNQPAVDIHVLQGERPMANDNKTLGRFQLADIPAAPRGVPQIEVTFDIDKNGIVSVRAKDLGTQKEQQITIKSNSGLTDEEIERMVKDAEANAEADKARKEEVDLRNDVDQLLFQVDKTLKELEGKVDAEDVKKAETARDELKTAQEANDLEQMKVKRDALNEVVQNLTVKLYEQAAAAQQAAQGQEGATNNASDDNVVDADFEEIK from the coding sequence ATGACAAAAATTATTGGTATTGACTTAGGAACAACAAACTCAGCAGTAGCTGTATTAGAAGGAACAGAATCAAAAATTATTCCTAACCCAGAAGGAAACCGTACAACACCATCTGTTGTTGCGTTTAAAAATGGTGAAATTCAAGTCGGTGAAGTAGCAAAACGTCAAGCAGTTACAAATCCAAATACAGTGATCTCAATTAAATCACAAATGGGTGAAGCAGGATACAAAGTAAACGTAGACGGAAAAGACTACACACCACAAGAAATTTCAGCGATGATTTTACAATACTTAAAAGGGTATGCTGAAGACTATTTAGGTGAAAAAGTTGAAAAAGCAGTTATTACGGTACCCGCTTACTTCAACGACGCACAACGTCAAGCAACAAAAGATGCTGGTAAAATTGCTGGTTTAGAAGTAGAACGTATTATTAACGAGCCAACAGCGGCAGCTTTAGCTTATGGTTTGGATAAAACCGATAAAGACGAAAAAATCTTAGTATTCGACCTTGGTGGTGGAACGTTCGACGTGTCAATCCTTGAATTAGGTGATGGGGTATTTGATGTGTTGGCAACTGCCGGTGACAATAAATTAGGTGGGGATGATTTTGACCAAAAAATTATTGACCACTTAATCGCAGAATTTAAAAAAGAAAATAGCATTGATTTAGCACAAGATAAAATGGCGTTGCAACGTCTAAAAGACGCTGCTGAAAAAGCGAAAAAAGATTTATCAGGTGTGACATCAACTCAAATTAGTTTACCGTTTATTACAGCAGGCCCTGCAGGCCCTGTCCATTTAGAAATGACATTAACACGTGCTAAATTTGATGAATTGACGCATGATTTAGTAGAACGTACAAAAGGTCCAGTTCGTCAAGCATTAAAAGACGCAGGATTATCAACAAGTGAAATTGATGAAGTAATTTTAGTTGGTGGTTCAACACGTATTCCAGCGGTTGTTGAAGCAGTTCGTAAAGAAACGGGTAAAGAACCAAATAAATCTGTAAACCCTGATGAAGTTGTTGCAATGGGTGCTGCTATTCAAGGTGGTGTCATTACAGGTGATGTGAAAGACGTTGTTTTATTAGACGTTACACCATTATCATTAGGTATCGAAACAATGGGTGGCGTGTTTACAAAATTGATTGACCGTAATACAACAATCCCAACAAGCAAATCGCAAGTCTTTTCAACAGCGGCTGACAACCAACCAGCAGTAGATATTCACGTGCTTCAAGGTGAGCGTCCGATGGCAAATGACAACAAAACGTTAGGTCGTTTCCAATTGGCAGATATTCCAGCAGCACCTCGTGGTGTGCCACAAATCGAAGTAACGTTTGATATTGACAAAAACGGTATCGTAAGTGTACGTGCTAAAGATTTAGGGACACAAAAAGAACAACAAATTACGATTAAATCAAATTCAGGTTTAACAGACGAAGAAATCGAACGCATGGTTAAAGATGCTGAGGCAAATGCTGAAGCGGATAAAGCGCGTAAAGAAGAAGTTGATTTACGTAACGATGTTGATCAATTGTTATTCCAAGTAGACAAAACATTAAAAGAATTAGAAGGCAAAGTTGATGCAGAAGATGTGAAAAAAGCAGAGACTGCACGCGATGAATTAAAAACTGCTCAAGAAGCAAACGATTTAGAACAAATGAAAGTAAAACGTGATGCGTTAAATGAAGTTGTTCAAAACTTAACGGTTAAATTGTATGAGCAAGCGGCAGCTGCACAACAAGCAGCGCAAGGTCAAGAAGGTGCAACAAATAATGCTTCTGATGACAATGTAGTAGATGCTGATTTTGAAGAAATCAAATAA
- the dnaJ gene encoding molecular chaperone DnaJ, with translation MSKRDYYEVLGVAKTASDDEIKKAYRKLSKKYHPDINKEPDADEKFKEIAEAYEMLSDPQKRAAYDQYGHAANDPNFGAGGFGGFSGGGFEDIFSSFFGGGGGFGGFGSSQNRRNMARQGSDLQYRIHLTFEEAIFGKKETLTYHREQECHTCHGSGAKDGSKKQTCSKCSGRGFVNVEQNTMFGRMMSQATCDVCNGSGEVITEKCDTCHGVGREKKQHSVSVTIPAGVEDGQQMRLSGQGEAGYNGGPYGDLYVVFSVQESDRFDRNGADIYFEQTISFVQATLGDEIEVPTVHGDVKLKIPAGTQSGTSFRLRGKGAPKLRSSAMGDQHVKVKVLIPKDLNEKQKNLLREFAKAGGDNLPEEEEGFFDKLFHGGKKK, from the coding sequence ATGTCAAAAAGAGATTATTATGAAGTTTTAGGTGTGGCAAAAACAGCAAGTGATGATGAAATCAAAAAAGCCTACCGTAAACTATCGAAAAAATATCATCCAGATATTAATAAAGAGCCTGATGCTGATGAAAAATTTAAAGAAATTGCTGAAGCGTATGAAATGCTAAGTGATCCACAAAAACGTGCAGCCTATGATCAATATGGTCATGCAGCCAACGATCCTAATTTTGGAGCGGGTGGTTTTGGTGGCTTTAGTGGCGGTGGCTTTGAAGATATTTTCAGCTCATTCTTCGGCGGTGGTGGCGGATTTGGTGGCTTTGGATCTTCTCAAAATCGTCGTAATATGGCACGCCAAGGTAGTGATTTACAGTACCGCATTCATTTAACGTTTGAAGAAGCCATTTTTGGTAAAAAAGAAACATTGACCTATCATCGCGAACAAGAATGTCATACGTGTCATGGTAGTGGTGCAAAAGATGGATCTAAAAAACAAACGTGTTCTAAATGTAGCGGTCGCGGGTTTGTGAACGTTGAACAAAATACAATGTTTGGTCGTATGATGTCACAAGCGACATGTGATGTATGTAACGGTAGTGGAGAAGTGATTACTGAAAAATGTGACACATGTCATGGTGTTGGTCGTGAGAAAAAACAACATTCTGTTAGTGTAACGATTCCAGCAGGTGTTGAAGATGGTCAACAAATGCGCTTGAGTGGACAAGGTGAAGCGGGATATAACGGTGGACCGTACGGTGATTTATATGTTGTATTTAGTGTTCAAGAAAGTGATCGCTTTGATCGTAACGGTGCGGATATTTACTTTGAGCAAACCATTAGTTTTGTACAAGCTACTTTAGGTGATGAAATTGAAGTGCCGACGGTACATGGAGATGTGAAATTGAAAATTCCAGCAGGAACACAGTCGGGGACATCATTTAGATTGCGCGGTAAAGGTGCACCTAAGTTACGTAGTTCTGCTATGGGTGATCAACACGTTAAAGTAAAAGTGTTGATACCAAAAGACTTAAATGAAAAACAAAAAAATCTATTACGTGAATTTGCAAAAGCTGGTGGGGATAATTTGCCAGAAGAAGAGGAAGGGTTCTTTGATAAGCTGTTCCATGGTGGTAAGAAAAAATAA
- a CDS encoding LemA family protein encodes MKNKSLFIGCGSIFAILVVIGLFFVGQYNGLVDKHTQVQTAQSKIETALQRRYDLIPNVVNATKGYMTHEKEVFENIANARAKIGSSTTPQEQAQAQSELSSAVSRLLVLTENYPQLKANEQVNALIVELEGSENRVFVARNDYNTIAADYNRTIKSFPTVIFANLFGYKEVTLFNAAEGAQNAPVVDFNKTTPQP; translated from the coding sequence ATGAAAAATAAAAGTTTATTTATAGGATGCGGTAGCATTTTTGCTATTCTAGTTGTTATTGGTTTATTTTTTGTTGGACAATACAACGGATTAGTTGATAAACATACACAAGTGCAAACTGCACAAAGTAAAATTGAAACGGCGTTACAACGACGCTATGATTTAATTCCAAATGTTGTGAATGCCACTAAAGGCTACATGACACATGAAAAAGAAGTGTTTGAAAACATTGCTAATGCACGTGCAAAAATCGGTTCAAGTACAACGCCACAAGAGCAAGCACAAGCGCAATCAGAATTATCAAGTGCCGTTAGCCGTTTATTAGTATTAACTGAAAATTATCCACAATTAAAAGCAAACGAACAAGTAAATGCATTAATTGTTGAATTAGAAGGAAGCGAAAATCGCGTTTTTGTAGCACGTAATGATTACAATACGATAGCGGCAGATTACAATCGAACCATTAAATCCTTCCCAACAGTTATTTTTGCAAATCTGTTTGGGTATAAAGAAGTAACGTTATTTAACGCTGCAGAGGGTGCACAAAATGCACCAGTTGTTGATTTTAATAAAACGACACCGCAGCCGTAG
- a CDS encoding TPM domain-containing protein: MMKKIMLMIVSFLLLAGFTVPTKPDNAVHDPNGYLDATLIQRVNDVNLQLAKSNRKPQIAVMMIDRLDGKSIEQAALETARAWKIGFSDTNMGALIFVSVKDRKMRIETSDEMATILTDAQANQLIGAAKDDFRREDYSAGVTKMVDGLLVTLGKQLDLTIDEQTTKRVEKYLSSSSNDSIELITVVMILAVLFIVSYSSRRYRRYGSTLVDSLFWTSAFNSGRRSSRRYKDDDDDDFFGGFGGGSSGGSSGGWSGGGFSGGGSSGGW; the protein is encoded by the coding sequence ATGATGAAAAAAATAATGTTGATGATCGTCTCCTTCTTGTTACTGGCTGGATTTACGGTGCCGACGAAACCAGATAATGCAGTACATGATCCAAATGGTTATTTGGATGCCACTTTAATCCAACGTGTCAATGATGTGAATTTACAATTGGCAAAAAGTAATCGAAAACCACAAATTGCGGTTATGATGATTGATCGATTAGATGGGAAATCGATTGAGCAAGCCGCATTGGAAACAGCACGTGCTTGGAAAATCGGATTTTCAGATACTAACATGGGAGCGTTAATTTTTGTTTCCGTAAAAGATCGAAAAATGCGCATTGAAACAAGTGATGAGATGGCGACCATTTTAACAGATGCACAAGCTAATCAATTGATTGGAGCGGCTAAAGATGATTTTAGACGTGAAGATTATAGCGCGGGCGTGACTAAAATGGTGGATGGCTTATTAGTGACTCTCGGTAAGCAACTCGATCTCACGATTGATGAACAAACAACAAAACGGGTTGAAAAATATTTGTCCAGTTCATCTAACGATAGTATCGAATTAATTACTGTGGTTATGATTTTGGCTGTTTTGTTTATCGTTTCTTATTCGTCACGTCGATACAGAAGATATGGTTCTACGTTAGTAGATAGTCTATTTTGGACGTCAGCATTTAATAGTGGTAGACGATCTTCACGAAGATATAAAGATGACGATGATGACGACTTTTTTGGAGGATTCGGTGGTGGCTCTTCAGGTGGCTCAAGTGGTGGCTGGTCTGGAGGCGGATTTAGTGGCGGTGGCTCAAGCGGTGGTTGGTAG
- a CDS encoding hemolysin III family protein yields METVIDRKTLVTEIFNAITHGVGVVLGVVGLILLVLKANELQSSVALVAYIIYGVSLILLFLFSTLYHSLSFTKAKRVMRIFDHSAIYVLIAGSYTPYCLNAVGGTNGTLMLVVIWVLAILGIVLKCFTIGKHKWLSIFLYLGMGWLSLFLIVPLYHAIGLNGLLLLVFGGVSYSVGTIFYSMKKIQFMHVVWHLFVMAGAAFMYFSILLYS; encoded by the coding sequence ATGGAAACTGTGATCGATAGAAAAACGTTAGTTACTGAAATTTTTAATGCGATAACACATGGTGTAGGTGTCGTTTTAGGCGTCGTTGGATTAATTTTATTGGTGTTAAAAGCGAATGAACTGCAATCTAGTGTTGCTTTAGTGGCGTATATCATTTACGGCGTTTCGCTGATTTTATTATTTTTATTTTCAACGCTTTATCACAGTTTATCGTTTACAAAAGCAAAGCGCGTAATGCGAATTTTTGATCATTCGGCTATTTATGTACTTATCGCCGGTTCGTATACACCTTATTGCCTTAATGCTGTCGGCGGTACAAATGGCACGTTGATGTTAGTCGTCATTTGGGTACTCGCTATTTTAGGGATTGTCTTGAAATGCTTCACCATCGGAAAACATAAATGGTTATCAATATTCCTATATTTAGGGATGGGATGGCTGTCCCTGTTCTTGATTGTGCCGCTATATCATGCCATCGGTTTGAACGGGTTGTTGCTTTTAGTTTTTGGTGGGGTGTCGTATTCGGTAGGCACCATATTTTACAGCATGAAAAAAATACAGTTCATGCATGTTGTTTGGCACCTTTTTGTCATGGCAGGTGCAGCGTTCATGTATTTTTCAATTTTATTATATAGTTAA